A single region of the Apodemus sylvaticus chromosome 7, mApoSyl1.1, whole genome shotgun sequence genome encodes:
- the LOC127688324 gene encoding zinc finger protein 431-like, protein MNAVTYDDVHVNFTREEWTLLDPSQKSLYKDVMLETYKNLTAIGYNWEDHNIEEHCQIPRRHGRHERSRTGEKPSEYTQYCKAFACHSYHQRHERLHTGEKLYEGIQYGEAFVNHRSLQIHKRTHNRENPYKCNQCDKAYSRHSHLQRHKSTHTGEKPYACKQCGKAFIYYFELQHHEQVHTGEKPYACKQCDKAFMYHSELQRHERVHTGEKPYKCDQCDNSFTQHCNLQTHNIIHTEKKPSKCSKYNKAYSPHSTLQIHKSTHSGEKPYECDQCGKAFAYPSYLQRHKRTHTGEKPYKCNQCGKAFAYHSCLQIHKRTHTGEKPYACNQCNKAFAQHSDLQMHIKTHTGEKPYKCKQCGKAFASHSYLKVHKRIHTGEKPYECDQCGKAFAYHGRLQIHRRTHTGEKPYECNHCGKAFAQYSNLQVHTRTHTGEKPYECNHCGKAFACHSYLQVHKRTHTGEKPYECDQCGKAFAHHGHLQIHERTHTGEKPYECDQCGKAFAGQNDLKRHERIHTGEKPYKCNQCGKAFACNTSLQIHKAIHTGVKPYECKQCSKSFASHGQLQKHERIHTGEKPYNYSQCKAYSKSSHLQVHERTHTRE, encoded by the exons atg AATGCAGTGACctatgatgatgtgcatgtgaacttcactcgAGAAGAATGGACTTTGCTGGATCCTtcacagaagagtctctacaaagatgtgatgctggagacctacaagAACCTCACTGCTATAG gctacaattgggaagaccataatattgaagaacattgtcaaattCCCAGAAGGCATGGAAG GCATGAAAGAAGTcgtactggagagaaaccctctGAATATACTCAATAttgtaaagcctttgcatgtcacagttaTCATCAAAGGCATGAAAGacttcatactggagagaaactctaTGAAGGTATTCAGTATGGTGAAGCCTTTGTAAATCACAGAAGtcttcaaatacataaaagaacacataatagAGAGAACCCCTACAAAtgcaatcaatgtgataaagcctatTCACgacacagtcatctccaaagacataaaagcacacatactggagagaaaccctatgcatgtaagcaatgtggtaaagcctttatatACTATTTTGAACTTCAACATCATGAACaagttcatactggagagaaaccctatgcaTGTAAGCAGTGTGATAAAGCCTTTATGTACCACTCTGAACTTCAACGTCATGAAAgagttcatactggagagaaaccctacaaatgtgaTCAATGTGATAATTCCTTTACACAACATTGTAATCTTCAAACACACAACATAATACATACTGAAAAGAAACCCTCCAAATGCAGTAAATATAATAAAGCCTATTCACCACACAGTactctccaaatacataaaagcacacattctggagagaaaccctatgaatgtgatcaatgtggtaaagcctttgcatatcctAGTTAtcttcaaagacataaaagaacacacactggagagaaaccctataaatgtaatcaatgtggtaaagcctttgcatatcatagttgtcttcaaatacataaaagaacacatactggagagaaaccctatgcaTGTAATCAGTGCaataaagcctttgcacaacacagtgatctccaaatgcatataaaaacacacactggagaaaaaccttacaaatgtaaacagtgtggtaaagcctttgcatctCATAGTTATCTCAAagtacataaaagaatacatactggagagaaaccatatgaatgtgatcaatgtggtaaagcctttgcatatcatgGTCGTCTTCAAATACAtagaagaacacatactggagagaaaccctatgaatgtaatcactgtggtaaagcatttgcacaATACAGTAATCTCCAAGTACATacaagaacacatactggagagaaaccctatgaatgtaatcattgtggcaaagcctttgcatgtcacagttatctccaagtacataaaagaacacatactggagagaaaccctatgaatgtgatcaatgtggtaaagcctttgcacatcatggtcatcttcaaatacatgaaagaacacatactggagagaaaccctatgaatgtgatcaatgtggtaaagcctttgcaggtcagAATGATcttaaaagacatgaaagaattcatactggagagaaaccttacaaatgtaatcaatgtggtaaagcctttgcgtGTAACActagtctccaaatacataaagcaatacatactggagtgaaaccttatgaatgtaagcaATGTAGTAAATCTTTTGCCTCTCATGGTCAACTTCAAAagcatgaaagaattcatactggagagaaaccttacaactACAGTCAATGTAAAGCCTACTCAAAATCAAGTCACCTCCAAGtacatgaaagaacacacacTAGAGAgtaa